One window from the genome of Cyclobacterium amurskyense encodes:
- a CDS encoding NUDIX domain-containing protein, with protein sequence MKKPNIKKDIIENFGNRLRTRVNGILIQDNKLLMVKHRMHTNHSFWNVPGGGMKFGQDAKENLKREFLEETGLNIAVNDYLFVHEFLEPPLHAIELFFEVSQTSGKLVVGIDPELETNKQVIEEVKFLSIEEIKKIPSEKKHALFGRINSLNDVRIWKGYFNFGNKCIK encoded by the coding sequence ATGAAAAAGCCGAACATAAAAAAGGACATAATTGAAAATTTCGGTAACCGACTCAGGACGAGGGTTAATGGTATACTTATTCAGGACAATAAATTATTGATGGTAAAGCACCGAATGCATACAAACCACTCATTTTGGAATGTCCCTGGGGGTGGGATGAAATTTGGACAAGATGCCAAGGAGAATCTAAAAAGGGAATTTTTAGAGGAAACCGGGCTAAACATTGCTGTTAATGATTACCTTTTTGTACATGAATTTTTAGAACCTCCGCTACACGCCATTGAATTGTTCTTTGAAGTTAGCCAAACAAGTGGTAAATTAGTAGTTGGAATAGATCCTGAGCTTGAAACCAACAAACAGGTTATAGAAGAGGTTAAATTTCTTAGCATTGAAGAAATCAAAAAAATCCCATCCGAAAAAAAACATGCACTGTTCGGAAGAATAAATTCTCTGAATGATGTAAGAATATGGAAAGGATATTTTAATTTTGGAAATAAATGCATAAAATAG